The segment CCATTGGACCAGTTGTCCatgaatttcataataaaaacgCCGCAGTCATTGCTAACACAAAGAGTAATGTGTAAGAACTTAATATGAGAGTAATGGGAAGtataatatttggaaaatgttatgaaatcaaattaaactGAATTGTGGTAAACACTAACTCATTTGGTTGGCATGGTACGTCTGGCATGACAAAACTGTACATGTTCAAGTCTACAGCAACCATTTCTTTCTTGTTGGCAACAAGCAATAGAACAACCTTGGCCTTAAACAAGCAAAGTAATTGACATTCAAACTTACAATATGATGTACAATGCAACAAATATTGGGGGAGTAGAAGGTACATTACCAAATTTTGTTGTATTCCACTCATACAACTCCTTTTTCTTCCAGGCGGAGAATCTAAGAGCTGGATTCGTTTGTTATGTAAGTCATAGACATAAAGTGTccaatggtttttgaaaagaaCCGGTAAGTAGACCTGCATGATGCCACATACAACGGATTAGAACATATAATGGGTCAAGGAGATCAGAAGTGAAGAAACATAAAACATTGGAATGCAAGTCTGACCTGAGTAACATTCTGATACGAACCATCAAAGGCATACATATATGGATCGAAACGCGCAATAATTGCATCGTGCGTCAAATGTTTTGCGTTGGAACGCATCACCATTTCCTGTATATGAGATGAAAGTACTTAATGCATGGAAACATGTGCAAACGTGTGGACATGTTATTAGAAGAAGGGAAATTCAGATGTAGTGGCCATTAAAAGCATTCATTACAGCTATGTAGGGGGAGAGAAATAGTTTTGTCCTTGATTCATCGTCGAATTGCAACATTCGGCAAAATGCATCAACGACCTAAAAGAAGAAATGATTAAAATGTCATCAATATTCAGATTGACTAATAAGAAGATGTTACAtcacattaaaatttaaaataatgcaaACTAGTggacaaatttaaatattaacatCATTGCCAATCCAACAGTCTCCCTGGAAAGACGCGAGGTTGCCTCTGGTTAAACTTGTGTCATGCATTGAAACAAGCTCCTCGCTGCCAACAAAACCATATATGTTAGGGTAATACGATTTGTTGCATGTGGAAACACTTGAAATTGGAGTAGTATATGATATAACATGCCTTGGGTCCAAGTCCCCATTAAATACAGTTGCAGCGGCCTCTTTTAGGTCCATTTTGATGGCAGAATGTCGGGTTTGTGTCTGCGCTATGAATGGTGATAATAGATTGGGAGCCATCTGACGCACTCTCCGTTGCCTCCCAATGCTATGGGA is part of the Vitis riparia cultivar Riparia Gloire de Montpellier isolate 1030 unplaced genomic scaffold, EGFV_Vit.rip_1.0 scaffold826_pilon_pilon, whole genome shotgun sequence genome and harbors:
- the LOC117910727 gene encoding uncharacterized protein LOC117910727, with product MYLLLPQYLLHCTSYCKFECQLLCLFKAKVVLLLVANKKEMVAVDLNMYSFVMPDVPCQPNDNDCGVFIMKFMDNWSNGGLSKSIDVAKIKKYRLKLLGRLLLSSQNAHRHRFMAV